From the Capsicum annuum cultivar UCD-10X-F1 unplaced genomic scaffold, UCD10Xv1.1 ctg35102, whole genome shotgun sequence genome, the window ATTTACTTCTGTTACTAAAATAGGCACCtgataggattttttttttttaattttaaatgctTTTATCCAAGCATTTCTAGTTCACGTCTTAATGAAAGACATTTGTTTGAGTTGTCTGATCCAAATAAAtgcaagaatgtcattaatactACTTCATCATAAAAATGATTATCAGTTAATCAATTACCATAGGTATTAATATTACTAAAATATTTAGTTCAACTCATTACAGAAAGTACATAATATGACATTACAACTACAAATATACTTAAGCTATTGTCTACGATTCTTATTTGCACGTTCTTGGTTTAGACAGTTACGTTTGTCATGCCCTGTTATTCTACAGATTCCTCAAGATTTTGAGTATCTTGTACGTCCAATGTCCATCTCATTTGGAGCACGTGTAGTTTTTCTAGATCCTTTCTTTCGGATAAATGTCTCATTGCAAATCATTTTAAAGGGTGCTTTCGGCCAATTTGATTCATCTCCAAGAGGTTGAAACGGCACACGATATGTCTCAAAATACTTTACCATACTATAATATTCACTGACCAAATCATGTGCAACCTTATTTATCTGCTCAGTAACCTTCAACACATGTGAACATGGCATGTGATATGCTTGCCACTTTTGACATTCACACGTATTCCTACTAAATTTAATGATATGTTTTCTGCCATCATGACCTTGACGAAGATATGTTTCAACCTCGAATACCCCTGTTTCTCCATTATAAGTTGTTACCTGATGATTTTTAGACTtcaattcatacttcaaaattttctttacaaCCACAGGTGGCCATAGTTCTTTTTCATTAATGAGCTCTTGTGCATACTGCTTCCTGGATacaaatcttttcaaaatttgacCATATGTAAGCTTAATTATTGTAGTAATTGGGAGACCTCGagatttctttaagaatccaTTGAAAGATTCAGAAAGACTGGTTGTTAAAATGCCCCATCTTTTATCGCCATCACGATGAACTGTCCATTTCTCTAAtagaattttcattaagaaattgtACGCACCTGGCTCAGCATCTTTCAAACATTGCATGACAGCTTTGAATTTGCATTCTTGGTGTTGAATAGCAGCCTGCCACATTAATCCCTCAAGTTGCTTGTTAGGAAAGTTAGACAGAAAGTTACTCTTCACATGCCTAAGACAAAAGCGATGATATGCATTCGGCTGATGTAACTCAACCAAATCATTAAAACTTCTAAGTATTGTAGGAGCACGATCAGATATGTATGTAACACCTCTACGACCAACTACCATATGAATTCTAAGGCACGACAAAAACCATGACCATGCTTCTTTTGTTTCCTTGTTAACAATTGCAAGAGCAAGTGGAAATATTTGCCTATTTGCATCAACAGTCACAGCAATCAacatctttaaatcatatttttcataaatgtgAGTGCCGTTAATAGAGATGACCTCTCTACatcttttaaaactttttataCAAGGTTTAAAtgcttaaaatacatatttaaaacatttacctCTAATGTCGATTCATCGGCATGTATCCATTTCACTACTGTTCCTAGATTAAAATGTTAAAGTGTATTCATGTACGTTGGAAGTTGTGCAAATGAGCGATCAAAGTCACCATATATGAATTTGAAAGCACGTCTTCGGCCAAGCCATTCCTTTTTATAGGAAGGTGTATGTTTTAGTTCAAACTCAACAGTAGTCTGGACATCTTTCACCTTGAATTGAGGGTTATTCCTGAGGAAAGGTAGCAATAAAGAAACAATCAATTTAGAATTTAAGTTAAAATGATCAGCTTGGATTACACCCATTTGACAAGTATATCTGCCATAATATTTTTTGATAGTCTATAAATTTGTTGGTGTTTTTCGACCGCTGAGCATCCAATCACATCCATATTCCCACCTCCTGCACTTAACaatccaatatttttttttgattcccACACAGTGAACTCTTTATTACCCTGCAAACTCCATATTTTTACAGCAGTCTTTAATCTTTCCTTACTAGGAAACAACTGCCCAGACTTAAGATTCGACTCTTTATCATTTAACTAAATTTTACATCCAACACCCTCTGATTCATGGGTAGAAGCAAACACCTCTGGATGATCTTGAAGATAATTCAGAAGTGAAATGTTCTCCCTATGAAATGGTATGTTTTGTGGCACCTCAATGACTGGTTGTTGATCATCGTCATTATCATCACCAGAGTCACTCATTTCATCTGACAGATATACATCATTCGGTGCATCACTGTCATAATTATCATCTGCATGAGTATTAACATACGTATCAACTTCTATCCTA encodes:
- the LOC107853054 gene encoding uncharacterized protein LOC107853054, whose protein sequence is MLIAVTVDANRQIFPLALAIVNKETKEAWSWFLSCLRIHMVVGRRGVTYISDRAPTILRSFNDLVELHQPNAYHRFCLRHVKSNFLSNFPNKQLEGLMWQAAIQHQECKFKAVMQCLKDAEPGAYNFLMKILLEKWTVHRDGDKRWGILTTSLSESFNGFLKKSRGLPITTIIKLTYGQILKRFVSRKQYAQELINEKELWPPVVVKKILKYELKSKNHQVTTYNGETGVFEVETYLRQGHDGRKHIIKFSRNTCECQKWQAYHMPCSHVLKVTEQINKVAHDLVSEYYSMVKYFETYRVPFQPLGDESNWPKAPFKMICNETFIRKKGSRKTTRAPNEMDIGRTRYSKS